One Coleofasciculus sp. FACHB-T130 genomic window, GAATGTAAACGAAATCTGGGTTGCGCTTCAGTAGCAGATTGAAACCGAGCCGAATCTGACCCCAATTTTGGTCTTCAAGTTCGTTTGTCCAGGTATTAGATAAAGCGATCGCTAGCTGCTGGACTTCACGCCGCTTCTGTTCCCGGTAAAGTTGTCTCTCGTTTTTCGCCCACAGCCATACCACAGAACCAACAATCGCCACAATCAAGAGTGTCGTGGCGGTCATAATTCGTGTGTGAATTGAGCGGAACGGGGCAACTTTCATAAGGGCTAATGGGTAATCGTTACTTGTAATTGCCAAAAAGTTTTAAATTCTAAGTTTTGAATGAAAGAATTTTCTGGTAGCTCAAAACTCAAAACTCAAAATTTCAAACTCTCATTAGCCATTAACCATTATTTCCTAACCTCAAGTTGTTCCACAAACGTGAGCCAGCGCTGATTCTCGTACCTAGCTTGACAATTGCTGGGAAAAGCCAGCGTCACCGGACCACCCATTTTGGCAGGAATCGGGTTGCGTTCGTTACCCCAGTGCGTGGCAAACAAAATATCGCAGTCTCTTACCTCATTGGCTGCTAAACGAGTTGGATTCAGGGCATTGCGAGAAACGGGCGCTTTTCCCCGAACGATAACCATACCGTTTTCTGGCAGGGTAACACCGGCAGCCGCAAGAACGTCCCGCACCCGCACGCCCGTGAGCTTGACTTTACCAATCGGCCACCCAATCGGGTAGCCAACAGCTTCTTCGATGGTGACTTGTGGCAGTTGGCTAATGGTTTTGGCATCAAGCGGGGTTTCGCCAACGCGCAGTTGTACTGGCTCGGTACCGACAATCAGGTTGGTCACGTAAAATGCCCAAAAACGGTCGGGATACTTTTGCTCAAGCTGCGGGTACTCGGTGTAAGGAAATACCAGAGAAAGCGGGCCGCCTTCGCTGCGGGAAATGGGCATTCCATCGCGCTCTAAAGCAATGATAATCGGGTACGCACGCAAGTCTGCAATGCTGACGGTGGCACGGTAGGAATCGAAAGCGACAAGCGTTACTTCCTTACTATTAGTGATGCCGAACTTGTCGAGCAGTTTAGAGATAGCAACACCCCGAAAGTCAAAAATCCGATCGGGGTTGTTGCTGGTATTATGGGGCGATCGCGTCCGGACATGGGTGGTTGCGATCGCGTCTAGTTCTTGCATGGTCAACCGCACGGATTTTCCCGCCGCCGTTTTCCCCTGAATTTCTAGATTCCACTGTTGCCGCTGTCGATTGTTCGTATGAGCGGCAACCATTGCAGCGTTTTTTTGCATCGCCTCATTTCTCCACGCCTCCATCTCGGCATTCGTTGGTTTCTGATTTTGACATCCGCTCATGAAGGCTAGCAGGAAGAGGCAGATGGAAAGAGGGAGCAGGGAAGATTTCATGTCATCTTTATAACCTTCAAACTTGATTCTGCACCCTTCCACAAGTCCCTGTTGCTGCGATTAATGAGGAAAATACGTCGGTTCATTCCCCGGCTTCCACTTGATGTTGCAGCCGATGCTAGGCTTCTGGTCTGAGGGGATTGATTGACCGGCTAACACTGCATCTATTGCGGCTCGTAAATCTTTGCCGTTGACGGGTCGATCGTTACCGGGGCGGCTGTCATCTAATTGACCGCGATAAACCAAACTTTGGTTGGCATCAAAGAGGAAAAAGTCTGGGGTACAAGCAGCGGTATAAGCTTTAGCAGTTTCTTGAGTTTCGTCGTAGCACAACGGAAAGGTGAATCCCAGCTCATTCGCCATTGCTTTGAGTGAGTTGGGGGCATCATCTGGATAGTTGCTGGCATCATTGGCGCTAATTGCCACAATTCCAATCTCTTCTCCGACGTAATCCTTGCCAAGCTGCACCAGTTCTCCCTGGATGTGTTTCACAAAAGGGCAATGCTTGCAGATGAACATGACCAGCAATGCCTGCTTATCGGCAAAGGTGGCAAGGGAAATGGTTTGACCAGATACCACATCCGGCAACTGGAAATCTGGGGCTGTAGTGCCCAGCGCCAACATGGTTGAGGCGGTTCGCACCA contains:
- a CDS encoding thioredoxin family protein, whose protein sequence is MVRTASTMLALGTTAPDFQLPDVVSGQTISLATFADKQALLVMFICKHCPFVKHIQGELVQLGKDYVGEEIGIVAISANDASNYPDDAPNSLKAMANELGFTFPLCYDETQETAKAYTAACTPDFFLFDANQSLVYRGQLDDSRPGNDRPVNGKDLRAAIDAVLAGQSIPSDQKPSIGCNIKWKPGNEPTYFPH
- a CDS encoding molybdopterin-dependent oxidoreductase → MKSSLLPLSICLFLLAFMSGCQNQKPTNAEMEAWRNEAMQKNAAMVAAHTNNRQRQQWNLEIQGKTAAGKSVRLTMQELDAIATTHVRTRSPHNTSNNPDRIFDFRGVAISKLLDKFGITNSKEVTLVAFDSYRATVSIADLRAYPIIIALERDGMPISRSEGGPLSLVFPYTEYPQLEQKYPDRFWAFYVTNLIVGTEPVQLRVGETPLDAKTISQLPQVTIEEAVGYPIGWPIGKVKLTGVRVRDVLAAAGVTLPENGMVIVRGKAPVSRNALNPTRLAANEVRDCDILFATHWGNERNPIPAKMGGPVTLAFPSNCQARYENQRWLTFVEQLEVRK